A window of the Desulfobacteraceae bacterium genome harbors these coding sequences:
- a CDS encoding glycosyltransferase family 4 protein, with protein MTSCQLKHVGFIATRLAGTDGVSLEAAKWARIMEQEGATCFYLAGELAYAPDRSCLVAEAHFKHPLIRDTYRGCFGVNVRGRSITRKIHAVKGRLKDSIYRFVDRFKIDFIVVENALTIPLNLPLGIALTEFISETGMPTIAHHHDFFWERQHFKTTAAWEYLNMAFPPHLPTIRHVVINSSADNQLSLRTGISGTIIPNVMDFATPPRPPDSYASDVRQALGVRDDELFILQPTRVVKRKGIEHAIELVHRLGRKAKLVISHASGDEGHEYELRVREYSKMLGVDTVFVSEIINEYRGQTADGRKIYTLDDIYPHADLVTYPSNYEGFGNAFLEAVYFSKPIVVNTYSIYARDIKPKGFAVVEIDGYVTEAAVAESLRILEDPVLREKMVRQNYAIATRHFSFAVLHRKLSTLIPDCLDSHF; from the coding sequence GTGACATCCTGTCAGCTCAAGCACGTCGGTTTCATCGCCACCCGCCTGGCGGGAACCGACGGGGTTTCCCTGGAGGCCGCCAAGTGGGCGCGCATCATGGAGCAGGAGGGCGCCACCTGCTTTTATTTAGCCGGTGAGCTGGCCTATGCGCCCGATCGCTCCTGCCTGGTGGCCGAGGCCCATTTCAAGCATCCCCTGATTCGCGACACCTACCGCGGCTGTTTCGGGGTCAACGTCCGGGGGCGCAGCATCACCCGCAAAATCCACGCGGTCAAAGGGCGTTTGAAGGACAGCATCTACCGCTTCGTGGATCGCTTTAAAATTGACTTCATCGTGGTGGAAAACGCCCTCACCATCCCCCTTAATCTACCTCTCGGCATCGCCCTGACCGAATTCATCTCCGAAACGGGCATGCCCACCATCGCCCACCACCACGATTTCTTTTGGGAACGCCAGCATTTCAAGACAACGGCCGCCTGGGAATACCTCAATATGGCCTTTCCCCCCCATCTGCCGACGATCCGCCACGTGGTGATCAACTCGTCGGCGGACAACCAGCTGAGCCTGCGGACCGGCATCTCGGGGACCATTATCCCCAATGTGATGGATTTCGCCACCCCTCCGCGGCCGCCCGACAGCTACGCCAGCGACGTTCGGCAGGCCCTGGGCGTCCGGGACGATGAACTCTTCATCCTGCAGCCCACCCGGGTGGTGAAACGCAAGGGCATCGAACACGCCATCGAGTTGGTGCACCGCCTGGGCCGCAAGGCCAAGCTGGTAATCTCGCATGCCTCTGGCGACGAAGGGCATGAATACGAGCTGCGCGTGCGGGAATATTCAAAAATGCTGGGGGTCGACACCGTTTTTGTGTCTGAAATCATCAACGAGTATCGCGGTCAAACCGCCGACGGCCGCAAGATCTACACCCTCGACGACATATACCCGCATGCGGATCTCGTGACCTATCCCTCCAATTACGAGGGCTTCGGCAACGCCTTTCTTGAGGCGGTTTATTTTTCGAAACCGATCGTGGTCAACACCTACTCCATCTATGCCCGGGACATCAAACCAAAGGGGTTCGCGGTGGTGGAAATCGACGGCTATGTGACCGAGGCCGCCGTCGCTGAATCCCTGCGGATCCTGGAAGACCCGGTTCTGCGGGAGAAAATGGTGCGCCAGAACTACGCCATCGCGACGCGCCATTTTTCCTTTGCCGTCCTTCATCGCAAGCTCAGCACGCTGATCCCGGATTGCCTCGACAGCCATTTTTGA
- a CDS encoding DNA-3-methyladenine glycosylase I — protein MKRRCHWAGDDPLMIAYHDTEWGVALHDDTRLFEFLILEGAQAGLSWRTILGKRENYRRAFDGFDPVKVAAYGPEKVSALMADAGLIRNRLKILAARDNARAFQAVQARFGSFDAYIWSFSGGRPIKNTWRVPAEVPARTPLSAAVSRDLKTRGFKFVGPTICYAFMQAVGMVNDHTVDCFRHREIG, from the coding sequence GTGAAACGCCGCTGCCATTGGGCAGGCGACGACCCGCTGATGATCGCCTACCATGACACCGAGTGGGGCGTTGCGCTGCACGACGACACCCGGCTCTTTGAATTTCTGATCCTGGAAGGCGCCCAGGCCGGCCTCAGTTGGCGAACCATCCTGGGCAAGCGCGAAAACTACCGCCGCGCTTTCGACGGCTTCGATCCGGTCAAAGTGGCCGCTTACGGCCCTGAAAAAGTTTCGGCCCTTATGGCCGATGCCGGGCTGATCCGCAACCGGTTGAAAATTCTGGCCGCGCGCGACAATGCCCGTGCCTTTCAGGCGGTCCAGGCCCGCTTCGGAAGTTTTGACGCCTATATCTGGAGCTTTTCCGGCGGCCGACCGATAAAAAACACTTGGCGCGTGCCGGCCGAGGTTCCCGCCCGAACGCCCCTTTCGGCGGCCGTCAGCCGCGATTTGAAAACCCGGGGGTTCAAGTTTGTCGGGCCCACCATCTGCTACGCGTTCATGCAGGCGGTGGGGATGGTAAACGACCACACCGTGGACTGCTTTCGCCACCGCGAAATCGGGTGA
- a CDS encoding TIGR04283 family arsenosugar biosynthesis glycosyltransferase yields the protein MRARRISVVIPVFEEAYTINPTIDHLIKLPFSGRLEIIVVDAGSFPETLAAIHRTDVIKMVAPRGRGPQMNRGAAMAAGEILLFLHADTRLPPDGLASVAAALRQPSIVGGAFRLAIASPHLLFRLIETTANLRTRLTRIPYGDQALFFDRRFFERIGGFSEIPIMEDVELMRRVKRGGHRIRILPGRVSTSARRWRREGIVRCTLRNWMLVTRFLLGDPPDRLVRHYR from the coding sequence ATGAGGGCGCGCAGGATTTCGGTTGTGATTCCGGTCTTCGAAGAGGCCTATACCATAAATCCCACCATCGATCATCTGATTAAACTGCCCTTTTCAGGGCGGTTGGAGATCATTGTGGTGGACGCCGGGTCCTTTCCGGAGACCCTCGCCGCCATCCACCGCACGGATGTCATCAAAATGGTCGCCCCCAGGGGCCGGGGCCCCCAGATGAACCGCGGCGCGGCGATGGCGGCCGGTGAGATCCTGCTTTTTCTGCACGCCGATACCCGCCTGCCGCCTGATGGCCTCGCGTCGGTGGCCGCCGCCCTCCGGCAGCCCAGCATCGTCGGCGGGGCCTTTCGTCTCGCCATCGCCTCGCCCCACTTACTTTTCCGATTGATCGAGACCACCGCCAACCTACGCACCCGGCTGACGCGCATTCCCTACGGAGACCAGGCGCTCTTTTTCGACCGCCGCTTTTTTGAACGCATCGGCGGTTTTTCAGAGATCCCGATCATGGAGGACGTGGAACTGATGCGCCGGGTGAAGCGGGGCGGCCACCGCATCCGGATCCTGCCCGGCCGGGTTTCGACCTCGGCGCGCCGCTGGCGCCGGGAGGGAATTGTGCGCTGCACCCTGCGCAACTGGATGCTGGTCACCCGCTTCCTCCTGGGCGACCCGCCCGACCGGCTGGTGCGCCATTACCGTTAG